The region GTATTCTGCATCCTCACCACTAGGTGGTGCTAAGTAGAAACAACTGCTGTTTTCAAAACATTTAATGCACCGTATTTGTTTAAAGATCAAATTTTAAATGGTAATAGTGGGATAACTTGAACATTCGGTAACAAATTCAGTTTGTAAATGATAATGAGCAAAAATcttaacatttcttttttttgtttaactCTCCACTTATTGACCCAAATGGGAAagtctaaaagaaaaaagttcttAGTTTTCTGGGATTAAAGTGTGACTCAGATGAGTAACTTGTTAATAAGCAGACAGGTTTTTGTTGCGCTGTCTGGTTTTGGACGGCTGTTCTGAGCTGCCGCCTGCTGTCACGACTCTCCGGCAGATTTTTCTGGTCCGTCAGAAGTGAGAAGCGTCACGTGTCTGTTTCTGCGTCTTCATCTTAAAGAGAAGGCTGTAATCCTTCTGCCTTTACCCTCCGAAATGGAACAAGTCTGCGCGTCAGATGGTCTCCTCGGCTCTCCTTCTGAGGAGAACAACGGCCACACCGCAGCCTCTCTGTCGCTCAGGTCTGGTTCCGTTTGTCAGAAATCCGTTTTTGGCCAATTCCGATCGTTCCTGTTAAAACCGGAGCGTTTTCCGCTTTGGTGCTCACCGCAGGGGGTccgttctcctcttcctctaatAGGAACAATAAAATTGGCTCATCTTGAATGCTgcagtttgttttaaatacatttgGAGAACATCCACTTGCTAATTGGGCTCATTTCTGGGTTATGCAAATCTCTTGAAAACAAATTTACACCGGCAGCGAAGTTTCCAGCAGATGCCCAAACGTGCGTGAGGAGCCGAGCAGGACAAAGCTTCGTTTGTGATTGAAGGCTTAAATCTCCTCACGGGAGATTTGAAGTTAAAAGTGGCGCCGATATTAACCGGTCTGCCGTTTCATTTCCGCTAAGCCCACTCTTATTGCCGGGTCTGAAGAGGAAAGTCGGAGCAGCTTTCAGGCCATATTGAAGCCTCCGGTTTCGTCTTAGCTCTTCCTTCTGCTTCAATCTTGGACAAACTGTTGGGATTTGCATTTTGCGGATTTCCCGGGCCTAAGCGGAGTGATCCAGATTTGAGACTCAAAGAAACATGTCCCAGAAAGGGAGACTTCgaaaataaaatgctgcttCTTGACTTGTGCGTTTGTTGCTTCTGCAGGTGCTGATCTGCTCAGATCTGGGCAAACGAGGGAGGAACTCGCCGCGCAACCGGAGATTCACCTCAAGGAGCAGAAGCCAAGCAGGAAGAGCAACTGCAGACCGGGCGAGGAGTCAGACAGCGACTTCGAGTCCGATCCGCCTTCGCCGAAGAGCAGCGAGGACGAGGAgccggaggaggaagaaggcCTGAACAGCGAGCATGGCGAGGACACCGAGCCGGAGAACATCGGACAGAGGCCCCTCCTGATGGactctgaggaggagggggaggaggacgaagacaaGCACAGCTCAGACTCGGACTGTGACCCCAGCAGGGTCAGAAGCCGCCCCAAGAAACCTGCCGCCATTAAAGCGGCTCCAGCTGCCGCCACCGGGGGGAGCCCTCACAGAGATCCTGGCATGACTCTGATCACCCCCCCAAACTCGCCAAGCAGAGCCAGAACCGAGGACGACGTGGATGCTTTCGGCGCGGTCCCGTTCctgggcgggggcgggggcgggggcgggggcgggggcgcgCCCACCGGGCCTCTGGAATGCTCGGACATCTTTGCAAAAGCGCCGTTTCGCCAGGTCAGCCAGGAGCACAAGACGGTGGACGAGTTTGACGTCTTCACCAAGGCGCCGTTCAACCGGAACCTCTCCAAACCGAGCAAGAGCACCGGCGACGTTCCCATGGGCCAAACGCCGCCGGTATCTCCAGACGGCATCGACATTTTCGGCTTCTCCCCCTTCGACGCCGGCACCACCGCCCCGCCCCCTTCCACCTCCAGAAGCGCCGAAGACATCTTCCGAACGGCGCTGGAGGAGGCGAGCAGccctcagcagcagcggctgaaGCAGCGCAGCCTCCAGAAACTCTCATCGCGCCAGAGAAAAACCAAGCAGGAGGCCGCCGCCGGTGCCAGCAATGGAAAACGCCACCACGGCACGCCGACCGGAGGCCGGAAGACAAACAAGCCAACTTACCGCACGCCCGAGCGCGTCCGGAGGCACAAGAAGGTCGGCCGGCGAGACTCTCAGAGCAGCAACGAGTTCCTGAACACGTCTGACTCCAAAGAGAACATCAGCGTGGACATCACCATGGCCGAAGGCAAAGACAGAGGAGCTCCTCTTCCGGGGGACGAGGCCCACGTCGACGCCTTTGGAGCCAGGCCGTTCCATCCTCAGGACGGCGGCCGGCACGGACAGTACCAAGGTCTCGCCGACGGCAAGGGCGACGCGGCCAATGGGAAGTCCTGGGCGGCGCCTTTGCACAGCGCTCTCGGGGAGATGGATGATTTCGGGGCGGTGCCCTTCACGGACATGGTCGTCCAGGGCGggcagcagccgccgccgccgcagcccgCTCAGCCGGGGGAGCTCGACCCTTTCGGAGCGGCGCCTTTCCCCTTCAAACAGTGACTCTCCCTGCCGCCGCCAGCTTGTGCACGGGGCTGCACGCGTGCTGAGAAGCCTTTGATGCTGCATCTTACCGCCTGTAAGACGTCACCCTGGGAAAATTGGAAAACCGCGCTGTGATCATGAGCTTTACGCCTACGGCCTGCCTTCGGAACGTCACCGCTCCGTTTTCTCAGCACCACGAAGCCTTACCCAAGCTGTCCGCCTCGCAGCGAGTACCTCAAGATCCTCCACAGGCGGCGCTGCTCACGTAGGACGCCCTTGGGATTTGACCTTAAccacttttttttgttgtttttattttttaagaccGTCTCTATGCATAATCTCACAGCAGCCTCCGAGCAGCcagatgtgcattttttttatctACAGGATTGGTCGTGGGGGCCGGGCTGGGATCGGGGCTCTTAACCCTTTTAGGTTTTTGCAGCAAACTtctgaaatgctgtttttattttgtatcaCATGCCAGCCCTCCACCTTCTGTTAGGAGaactgagaaaataaaacataaagccACATTAGAGTTAGTTTGTGTTTGGGATTATAATTCATGCTCGAGAATGGGGGCACTGGTCGAGCGCCTTCGACCGGATTAGAGCTATAAAAGGCTTTGATGTGACATCTTTGTTCTCGATTGCTATAAAAACCTGATTTCTCCCACATTAGTGTAGAATGTTGCTGAATCCTCGAAGGCATCGGGGATCATTTTACGAGTGCAATGCTGCAAACAACCAATGATTAAGTCTTCTTGTAAACCAGTTAACACTGGTTTCTTCCCGTCTCTGCTGTAGGACCCATTAACAGTGCTTTGTGCTgcttaaaaagaacaaaattcACACAATTTAGGACACAGTTGGTTTTATTTAGAGCCAAAAGTGGCaaaaaaaagtatataaaaCTGCTGCTTGAAGTTGCCTTAAAGCTACAACAAAGGTATCAGAGCGTATTATTATTGTCTGTAACAGATTTAAGACATAAATAAGTTAATGGTTTTCCTCATAGTCAAAAGTTGCATTTGATAAAATAATAGCTGGTTGATGATTGCACATTACCCCAAATCAGGCAAAACAGGGGATTATCTAGAAAACTGGTTGTATCAACACTTAAAAGTTGTCATTTGTTTAACAGCTTTATTTTAACTGCAGCTAAATGACGTAGTAGAGATGCTCAGTTGTGTGGCGTGCACATCCAGACTGAAACAGCTGCATAAAGATCTCACAGGCTTATACACGTGTGGGAATCTGAGCTCAGTGCGACATTGGTCAGAAAAAGAAACACGAAAAATACTGAACATTAAAAATATGTAACGTTCCTGAACTCCACTGACTTTTGTACAGCTTGAAACCTTGGAACTGATCCAGAGTCAGCTCGTAGTTTCATCTGTCGCTACTGGTTTCATTCCCAGCACAAGCAGGATCAAAGTCCTTGAATTGGACAGGACCGCCAGAGCGACCCCTGTAGGCGCAGCTGCTACGGTACATCCGAAACGTCCATGGAGAACTTTTAGAATACAAACTGGTCCAAACTGAGGGAAACTACAGGAACACACCAGCAAAACAGCCTCAGTTCTGAACACAAACTAATGTAGTTCCACAAATCGTGGCTGTGTGTGAAGGTTTGTGACGGGTGCCTGCCGTCGCTTCAATAATGCTACTTTAGCCAAAATCTAAGGCATCAACTTACAAAAACCTGAtccataaaaaaaacccttttaggCTTTAATGTTTCCTAGGATGATAAAAGTTCCTCTGGTTTACAGGTGATCGGTCACACACAGCGCATCAGGTTCtggaggtcaaaaggtcagaaTCTTGTTCAGAGACTAACAgctcagatgccccccccccaaaatgagCAGATCTCAGCATCCTAAAAGAAACCAATAGTTTAGGAGGAGGGGCTTAGTCTgttccagcagagggcgacaaTAAACCCAGTGTTCAGAAATATTTTGATTAGTGGTAGGCTGAAGAATTcaggtttaaaataaataaaatgacatcatACTGTTAAAAGGGTCCCTGCGTCACAGAGCAGACTCCTAAGGGTGCTGGGGGGCCCCAGGGCAGGGCTGGCTGTGTCTGTACGCCATGATGAAGCCCGACGCCTGATGCCACCAGTAaaacatcagcaccagcagcaggtgcCACAGCTGGTGGCTGGAGCCCAGGTAGttcagctgacctgcagggaCACAGCTCCGGCGGTTAGAGGTCGGACAGAACGTTTACACGCGTTTCTGAAAATATGGCCGTTCCGCCTGTAACCACCACAAATCCACCTCGTCCTACCTGGGAAGTAGCGTTCAGGAACTTTTGAAACGTAGAAGATTAGCGCCAACGCGGCGATGAGGTACATCACCAGGACTCGAGGAACAAAAGCCTGAAGCAGCAGAGACGAAAGAGCAGATCAAATGTTATCCCGAGGCATCAAAGCCGGTCATCTCAAGTCTggtcacctgtctcacctgtacGAGCTCTGAGGAGAAGCCCCCAGTGATGAAGATCCAGTGGGCCGTGGGGACCAGGCCGTATCCCACCACTGAGCAGAAGATGAGCGAGCGCAGCTGCTTCCACTGCTTGCTGAGGTAGTGTGGGTGTATCTGAGCGAAGAAGACGGCGAGGATCATGGCCAGAACAGTCACCAGGTACACCTGCCTCCAGtactgcagacaggaagtcctgaaTGGTTACTGCGtttgtgtgtacacacacacacacacttcacacgcGCACAAAAGTCCACAATTacagaaatagaaataaaagaaagcatCTCTCAAAATATTAAACCTTTTCTCACATTTGTCATATAAAAAACTAAAGTCacaaagtctgtgtgtgtgtgtgtgtgtgtgtgtgtacatgctacACAGTG is a window of Takifugu flavidus isolate HTHZ2018 chromosome 5, ASM371156v2, whole genome shotgun sequence DNA encoding:
- the bmp2k gene encoding BMP-2-inducible protein kinase isoform X3, producing MINLYAGKAITTKADIWALGCLLYKLCFFTLPFGESQVAICDGTFIVPDNSKFSFKLHSLIRYMLEPDQEKRPDIYQVSYFAFKLAGKDCPVPNLLKSPIPTSLPEPLTASEVAAKKSMTKARITDSVGPTETSIAPRQRPKAANTNVLPLTTVTPVKMTVPSAPVSNGQKAPTPAPGQTSAQPPPSSQQHRVLQQLQPGDLRLQQLQQQQHHHHQQQAVQQQHISAQHLQYLQYQQAVQQSLQLQQQQQALLLQQQQQQMMMQPMYQQQVAQAQAQAQAQAQYAAMLQQYQPAFVQQQQQQQHLPYISSPLEFQIPLGSYNATTPPAGAGPGQMGGPSPVDSSYANARNPLLAPDGVTSPANPPDMSGWNPFGEDNFSKLTEEELLDREFDLLRAKKPEERRTSVDKDQSQPTATKPLPPEDLFGSVPFVASAGADLLRSGQTREELAAQPEIHLKEQKPSRKSNCRPGEESDSDFESDPPSPKSSEDEEPEEEEGLNSEHGEDTEPENIGQRPLLMDSEEEGEEDEDKHSSDSDCDPSRVRSRPKKPAAIKAAPAAATGGSPHRDPGMTLITPPNSPSRARTEDDVDAFGAVPFLGGGGGGGGGGGAPTGPLECSDIFAKAPFRQVSQEHKTVDEFDVFTKAPFNRNLSKPSKSTGDVPMGQTPPVSPDGIDIFGFSPFDAGTTAPPPSTSRSAEDIFRTALEEASSPQQQRLKQRSLQKLSSRQRKTKQEAAAGASNGKRHHGTPTGGRKTNKPTYRTPERVRRHKKVGRRDSQSSNEFLNTSDSKENISVDITMAEGKDRGAPLPGDEAHVDAFGARPFHPQDGGRHGQYQGLADGKGDAANGKSWAAPLHSALGEMDDFGAVPFTDMVVQGGQQPPPPQPAQPGELDPFGAAPFPFKQ